TATTGTAGCCTCTGTGCCGCAATGTGTACATTTGTACTGTAATACCAAAACCATGCATCTCGAAATACGACAGACCAAAGACGGCTCCAATACCCTTTACGTACCCGAACTGAACGAGCATTACCATTCGGTGCACGGAGCCATGCAGGAGTCGCAGCATGTGTTTATCAAGCATGGGCTGGAATACATGCTGGAGCAGAAAAAGGATTTGAAGATACTGGAGGTCGGCTTTGGCACCGGCCTGAACGCCATCCTGACCTTTCCGGCGGCGCAGGCAAAGAAAGCCTTTATCCAGTACGACAGCCTGGAGAAGTTCCCGCTAACAACCGATGTAGTGCAGCAACTGCACTACGAGCACATCATCCTGAACCCCGAGCTGTACGATAACTTCCTGAAGCTGCATGCCGCCCCCTGGAACCAACCGGTGGACATTATTCCCTATTTCACGCTGCAGAAGATCCACGAAACGCTGGAGGAGTTTTTGCCGCCACTTTCTTACTACGATGTGGTATACTTCGATGCCTTTGCCCCTGAGAAGCAGCCGGAGCTTTGGGCCGACGCCATGTTTGAGAAGCTCTTCAAGGCTATCCGGCCGGGTGGCGTTCTGGTGACTTACTGTGCCAAAGGCTCATTCAAGCGCAGCCTGAAAGCTGCCGGTTTCAAGGTAGAAGCCTTGCCTGGCCCTCCAGGCAAACGCGAAATGACACGCGGTGTGAAACCTTTCAGCGAAAACTAGAAGTATAGCAGGCCATTTATACTTCCGTTTTCAGCCCAGCAATCATTTCATCTATTTTCTGAAGCTTTTGCCCATACAGCATACGCACGCTCAGGCGGTAACCTAACGCACATAGAACGGAGAAGAGCAGCGTGCAAATGGCAAGTAGGAGCAAGCTGGCTTGCCTGCTTGCCGGGCTCAGGAATTCTTCCATCGGTACGCCAGCCACTTCAATCGAGAACAGCAGCATAGGCACACCAATCAGTAAAGTGCCGAGGCCTACTACCCAGGTATAATGCCGCACCATCGTGTTGGCCACCGTTCTAAAGTCCACCAGGTACTTGAGCACACTGTCCTTCAGCTCTACCTGCGCCAGTTTCTGCAGCATGGTTTCGTTGTAAAGGTATAAAGCCGTAAACACGCCCGCTAAGAAGAGGGCAAAGCTGTAGTAGCCAAACAACGCCAGCAGCCCCACCACAACCAGCGCCACAAACGGCAGTGCCCGCTGGTCTGCCCTGGCTGTTTTGTTGATCTTCTCGATCAGGTTCTCTGATTCCCGGTTTCTCATCTCGTTCATTTTTTGGGTTGATAAATTGGGTTCGTTTATCTGAAAGCCCTTGTTCCAGATATTTTTGAAATCATCTGTGCTATCCATGAATCAGCTGTTTTAAGGTGTTTTTGATTCTGTTTACTTTCACGCCCACATGGTTCGTTTTTATGCCCAGTATCTCGGCAATCTCTTTGTAGCTTTTATCTTCGAGGTACAGGATGATGATGGCCCGGTCAATTTCCTTTAGCTTTTTAATGGCTTTGTAGAGTTGCTCAAACTGCTCTGCCTCCGTTGCGTCTGTCTCTGTCCGTAACATGTCGATTTCCTTCAGAGAACCTGTTTCTACCCGCTTCTTCGCCTTCTTGAAGTGCGTCAGGCAAACGTTCAGCGCCACACGGTACACCCAGGTAGCCACCGCCGATTTGTCTTCAAAAAAGCTGTGCGAGCGCCACAACTGCAGGCATACTTCCTGGAAATAATCCTCGTAGTCTTCGTCGGTATCGGTGTAGGCCCGGCATATTTTGTTGATGATGCCGGTGTTCTCCCTGATAAACCTGTTGTAGAAATCGATCGTCATGTAGCTGAAAGTCTTTGCATGGTTAGTAGGCGGCGTGGCAGGTTTTATTACAGCAGGCGCCAAATTTATTTCGAAGGCGGCCTATCAGGACCCTGCCAACTTAATCGCTGCAGCTTTGTTACCTTTGCAATCGTAAACAGAACCAAACATACACAATAGCTATATGGCATCAGAATTTCATCAGCTGGAAGCAAAAACACTACAGGGGCAGGACGTGCAAATGGACGCCTTCAAGGGCAAGGTGGTGCTGGTGGTGAACACGGCTAGCCAGTGTGGCCTGACACCGCAGTACGAGGGGCTGGAGGAGCTTTACCGCAAGCATAAAGACGAGGGCCTAGTTATACTTGGTTTTCCATGCAACCAATTTGGCAACCAGGAGCCGGGCGGCAGAAAAGAGATCGAAGAAGGGTG
Above is a window of Pontibacter akesuensis DNA encoding:
- a CDS encoding RNA polymerase sigma factor; this translates as MTIDFYNRFIRENTGIINKICRAYTDTDEDYEDYFQEVCLQLWRSHSFFEDKSAVATWVYRVALNVCLTHFKKAKKRVETGSLKEIDMLRTETDATEAEQFEQLYKAIKKLKEIDRAIIILYLEDKSYKEIAEILGIKTNHVGVKVNRIKNTLKQLIHG
- a CDS encoding glutathione peroxidase, translated to MASEFHQLEAKTLQGQDVQMDAFKGKVVLVVNTASQCGLTPQYEGLEELYRKHKDEGLVILGFPCNQFGNQEPGGRKEIEEGCLINYGVSFPMFDKVDVNGDNAHPVFRYLKSNLGGLFGSRIKWNFTKFLVDADGNPVKRFAPITKPEKIEPYIEKLLAQKKA
- the mnmD gene encoding tRNA (5-methylaminomethyl-2-thiouridine)(34)-methyltransferase MnmD, producing MHLEIRQTKDGSNTLYVPELNEHYHSVHGAMQESQHVFIKHGLEYMLEQKKDLKILEVGFGTGLNAILTFPAAQAKKAFIQYDSLEKFPLTTDVVQQLHYEHIILNPELYDNFLKLHAAPWNQPVDIIPYFTLQKIHETLEEFLPPLSYYDVVYFDAFAPEKQPELWADAMFEKLFKAIRPGGVLVTYCAKGSFKRSLKAAGFKVEALPGPPGKREMTRGVKPFSEN